GCGGTATCCGGATGAGGAGATTCACCGCCTGGTAAAGCGTCCGGGCGTGAACCGTGCCCTGGGGCGTCAGGCGGGCCAGGGCGGGGAAGAGCTGTTGAGCCAGAGCCCGCGCCGGGCGGCTCCGCCAGCGCGGCCACAGCTCCTCCAGCGCCGCCGGATCATCCACGTAGATCAGGCCCTGGTCATCAAACTCGCCCGGGACCTGACGGCGGAGCATATCAAAGACGATGTGTCCCTCTACCACCCGCGCCACCCGCACCCAATCCCGCCGGCTGCGGCCATGGAGCTGGACCCGGATCACGCCGGGCTCGCGGGTTCGCCGAAAGACCACGAGACAACCGGGCTGGACCTGGTGGGCCTGGTACCATTCCTTCAATCCGAAGACATACTTGCGCTCCCGCACCACCCATCCCGGCCAGCGCCGGCCGCTCACCCCATCCTCGAACTCGAAGCGGATCCGGTGGGTTCGACCCAGAGGGAACACCCGGGCCGTGCGCCGGGTCAGCGGCGCAGTCCCGCTGGCCAGATGGGGATACGTGGCGATCCACACCACCTCATCGGCCTCCCCGATCCCGGGGCGGATCTCCTCGGGCGTGCTGAGCTCATCGTCGATCTCCGCCGCAATCCGAACCAAGGCCTCATCCAGCCCCTCCCGGGTCCCCGTGTAAGCTCGCCCCTGAAGCCGGGGAGGAGTCTCCAGGACCTCCGGGGGTTCCATCCGGCGCAGAAACCAGAGGAACTGGCCGGCCGGGCCGACCTCATCGAAGCGGGGATCCCGATAGAGGGCGGCGTTCAGAGAGAAGATCTGCAACGGAGGGGGAACATCCGCTGGCAGCTCCAGATGGGGGAGCAGGGCCTCCGGCGGCAACGGACCGCCCCCATGAACATCCAAGATGGCCTCCACGAGGTTCAGATGCCCTTCGTGGAGCTCCACCAGCAACGCCTTCGGGAACCAGTGATCCCCCACCCGCACAAAGTCCGGGCTGGATTCCAGTCGGGCGAGGAGCTGTTCCTGGATCCGAGGACCCCATGTCGCCCAGACCTCATCTGGACGCAAGCCCTTCTCATCCGGGCCACGCAGGCCATCCAGCTCGTTGAGCCGGTGGGGAAGAGGATATTCCGCAGCAAACTCCCGCAGGGTTCCATCGCCCTCGAAACGGACCTGAATCACCTTAAAAGGGCCGATCTCCGGGTTGTATCCATCCCGGATGCCCACCACGGTCCCGATCGCGAAATTCAGATGGGGGAAGCACAGACGTTCCCCGACCTCATAGCGATCCTTCGGGCGGAACGGGCGAGCGCCGGCCAGGAGAGCGCGCCGCCGCTCCTCCAGCTCTTGAAGGCGTCGCTGGATCACCAAGCGGGCGAGCTCTTCCACAGTACGGGGAAGGGGATCCTCCAGAAACCGGTTGAGTAATGCCTCCAGATCCGCTTCCGTGATCTCCAGATGCTTCCAGTCAATTGCTCCAGGCCATACCTGTATCCCACCCATCTCTTCATCCATCCGCCATGGGGTCAACCGGAGGGCGACGATCCTCCCGAGGCTCCAAAGGCTGTAAAGAGGATTTCAGGGGCCGGGAAGAATGTCTTCCACGGCCTTCTTCCCCGCTCCAGCAAGCCCCTTGAGATCATGCAAGATTATATCCAGTCCAGAGGGCAGCAGCAACCCATACGCGAAGTCGTATAATTGAAGACCGCGCGGCCGCGAAATGTAGCGCAATTCCCGGGGAAACGGAGGAAACCATGCCCCCGCTTCTGCGACCCATTGCCGATGGCGTCATCCGCATCGATCTTCAATTCCAGGGCCGACCGCAGGTCATCGCGGCGTATCTGCTCTATGATGGCCGGGAAGCAGCCCTGGTGGAAACCGGACCGACTTCCACCATGGAGAAGCTCCTGGAAGGAGTGCAGGCCGCCGGAGTGCCCCTGGAAGCCCTCCGCCATCTGATCGTCACCCACATCCATCTGGATCACGCGGGGGCCTCCGGCGCTCTAATCCAGCGCCTCCCGTGGGCTCGGGTATACGTGCATCCGGTGGGCGCGCCTCATCTGGTTGATCCTTCCCGGTTGCTCGCCAGCGCCGCCCGGATCTATGGGGATCTGCTGAAACCCCTGTGGGGGGAAGTGATCCCGGTCCCGGCCGATCGCCTCGTGGTGGTCTCCGACGGAGAACGCCTTTCGGTCGCCGGCCATACGCTGATCGCCTTCGATACGCCCGGCCATGCCCGTCACCATCACGCCTTCCTGGATGAAACCACCGGGCTGCTCTTCACCGGCGATATCGCCGGCGTCCGTCTGCCCGGGATCCGCTACGTCCGTCCCCCCACTCCGCCCCCGGAGCTGGATCTGGAGGCGTGGTCGAATAGCATCGCCCGGCTGCGGGCCCTGAAGGCCAGCGGCCTGTGTCTGACCCATTTCGATGTCCACCGTGGAGACATCGAATGGCACTGGGAGGATCTGGAACGCCGGCTGTGGGAGTGGGGACGGTGGATCCGGGAGATGATGGCCGGGAACTTCGAGGAGGCGGAGATGGTGAAGCGCCTCCGGGAGCGCGCCGATGAGGAATTGCGGGCGGCGGGGGCGGATCCAGAGTTCTACGATGTGGCCGCGAGCTATGAGAGCGTGGTGGCGGGTTACTTGCGCTACTGGCGCAAGCGCGCGGAGGCCATGGCTTCGGGAATGCGAGGCTGAGGAAATGTTCCTGAGGACTGAAACCGGGTCATGACCCAGGGGATCCTGTTCCCAGGAGATCCAGAGGACGGATACGATACGGGCCCATGTCCGGCCTGTGGTCGGGAGATCCGGGTGGAGGAAGGCGTCTGCCCTTATTGCGGAGTCACCTTCTGCCCCGCCTGCCGGTCCCGGATGCCCGAGACGGCCACCCGGTGCCCGGGATGTGGGACGGTATGGGCGTGGTTTTGCAGCCACTGTGACGCCCCGGTGCCCCCGGAGGCGGAGATCTGCCCGGCCTGCGGCGCCCCGCTCCGATCTCAGCCCTGCGGCCAGTGCGGGACGCTGACGCCGCCGGATGAGCCGTGCCCGAATTGCGGCGCGGAGCCATGCCCGGATTGTGGCGCATGGGTCCCGGGGGATGCAGCCGCATGCCCATCCTGCGGCTTGCCTTTCACGGAAACCTGCGATCGATGCGGCGCTCCCCTGCCGGAGGATGCCGCCCGCTGTCCCTCGTGCGGGGCCGTGGTGCGCCCGGCGGTTTGCCCTCGATGCGGCGAGGCCGTGGAAAAGGAGATCGGCCTGTGTCCGGCGTGCGGCGCGATCTGGTGCCCGGTGTGCGAGGAGCCCGGTCCAGAGGAGCCCCTTACGGCAGAGACCCGATGCCGGCGGTGCGGATCCCCTCTGGCCTTCGCCTGCCCGGATTGCGGGGCCGTTCTGCTGAGCACGGCATCGGAATGCCCGGACTGCAACCGGGTTTTCCCGCGACGCTGCCCGTCATGCGGCGAGCCCCTCTTCGGGGCGCCCGAGCGCTGCCCGGCGTGCGGGGCGCCTCTCCCACGCCCTGTTCCCATCGAACTCCGCCCCCCTTCCTCTGCACCTTCGGGGATCCAGCTGGCTGCCCTAACAGCGTGTCCCACCTGCGGAACCATCTTTCGCCCATCGGAGGGGCCGTGCCCGTCCTGCGGCCAGCGGCTCTGCCCCCGGTGCCGTGCCCGGCTCTGGCCGGATGAGCTCATCTGCCCGCGGTGCGGGGCGGAAACCGGCGCGCGCTGCCCCGATTGCCAGGCGATCATCCCCCTCGGAGCTTCCGCGTGTCCGATCTGCGGGGCCGAGCTCGCCTTCGTCTGCCCGCGCTGCAACGCCCGCGTCTCCGAAAGGACCGAGCGTTGCCCTTACTGCGGCCTGGACCTCTCGGGGCGCTGCCCCCGTTGCGGGGCGGAGCTCCCGGAAGAGGCCGACGCCTGCCCGGCCTGCGGACAGGCCCTGTGCCCGGAATGCGGATCGGCGGTGGCCGAGGACGCGCGCGCCTGTCCGGTCTGCGGGGCTGCCTTCACGTATGTATGTGAAACGTGCAGGGCGGAGCTGGCCCCTGGGGAGAGCCGCTGCCCCCGATGCGGGCTGTAACCCGGATCCTCACCCCATCCCGGAGAGATCCGGGTGGGGCAGCAGGATGAGATGGCGGCGGGCGCGGGACACCTTCATGCCGGCTGGGCTCCAGCGGACTCCACCGGCCATCGGGTTCCGACCGGATAGGCCGGATCCCGGGACGCCACGACGATCGCCTCGGAGGACCGCGGTTCGAAGACCGCCAGGACTCGGACTCCCGCATAGGCCCTTGCCAGCGCGGTCCACAGCCAGAGGGGCAGCTTCCCATCGATGATCAGGGATGCCTCCGCCGGGATCGCCGGTATGACGAGGCCATCCACCTCTTCCCGCTCCAGATAGGGATGTGCCATCGTCACCTGAAGCCGCCAGCGGTTGCCCGAGCTTTCCACCAGGAAGCCCAGCGCGGATGCCGGAGCGAGGCGATGCTCCGTCCCGGGGTGCAACCGGGGGGGTTCCACCCAGCCCAGCCGGACGTCGAACTGGAAGAACGGGGCCGGGAGGGCGTGGACGGCGAGGGCCGCGTAGAGCCAGGCGGGGCCGCGGCCGTAAAGGGCCAGGGGCTTGCCCTCGGGGAGGAAATCCAGCGTCCGGGGCAGATCCTCCGGGGCCCAGCGCGGGGCCTCCCCTTCCCGACGGACCTCCAGCATGCGGGCCAGCTCGTCCAGGTCGATCACCCAGTCGACGTCGGGGGCCATCGCCAGATGATAGCGGCGCAGCTCCTCCGGGTCGTAGCGGAAGAGGGCCGCGATCCGCTCGGCCAGCGCCTCGAAGACCGGCCCCTCCGCTATACGACCCCGCTCCAGGCCGGTGATCACCCCGCGCAACACCGGTGTCTCCTCAAGGACCTCTGAGGAGCCTTCCAGGCGGGAATCCAGATCCGCGATCAAGTGCAGGCCGTAACGCCGGACACGCTCCTGCCACGCCGGGCGGGCCGCGGGATCCCGGATGAGGAGGACCGCGTGAGTGACCACGCTGAAGATCCGTTCCTGCTCCGGGGTCGGCATCCCTCCCACATCCACCAGCAGCGGCAGATGGCGACGCCGGATGTCCTGCACGATCCGATCCACCCATCGTTCGTCAAAGGTCCCCTTGATCCGAAGCTGCCGGGTCAGCCGGGGCTCCGCCTCGTGAAACCAATCGCCTTCCCCATCCGGCGCCGCCCGCAACACGTAATGGGCCACGCCACGCTTCCGCAAGGATTGTGATAAACTATATGTTAGAACGGATTTACCGGAGTTCGGCGGCCCTCCGATCAGCACAGCGGGGAACAGCTCCATTGAAATCCTCCGTATCCGCAAGAGATGGACCTGTGGGAAGTGGGCCATGGAACCCAGACCGGCCAGCACGATGATCGCCACGCTGGGCGGGCAGCCGCAGGTGATCACCTTCGCCCTGGACGCCCTGTTGAACCGCGGTGAGCAGATTGTTGAGGTCGTGGTGTTGCACCTCGCCCCCCAGGATCCGCGCACCCGTCACGCCCTGGAACGCCTGGATCGCGAGTTCCCCAATGATTTCTACGCCCATGCCCATCGCTCGATCCGCCTGCGCCGGGTCATGCTGAAGGATCTCCGAGGCCCCATGATGGATATCACGGATGAGCGGGCGGCTGAGGCCGTTCGGATGCAGATGATGGAGATCCTTCAGGCGGAGAAGGCGCAGGGCCGTCCCCTCCATGTCGTGCTGGCGGGGGGACGACGCCTGCTCGCCCTGATGCTCTTCCTCACTGCGGTGGTGCATCTGGACTATGCGGACCGGGTGTGGCATCTTTACACCCCTCGCGCCTTCCTGGAGGTGGCACGGGACGGCCGGCGGATGCATGCGCGGCCGGAGGATGGCGTGCGCCTGATCGAAGTGCCCTTCCCTCGCTGGGGGGCGGACTTCCCGGCTTTCCGGCAGCTGACCTCCCTGCAGCTGGGGCAGATTGAGTCGCCGGCGGATCGGATTGGGCGTTGCCGGC
Above is a genomic segment from Thermoflexus sp. containing:
- a CDS encoding MBL fold metallo-hydrolase — its product is MPPLLRPIADGVIRIDLQFQGRPQVIAAYLLYDGREAALVETGPTSTMEKLLEGVQAAGVPLEALRHLIVTHIHLDHAGASGALIQRLPWARVYVHPVGAPHLVDPSRLLASAARIYGDLLKPLWGEVIPVPADRLVVVSDGERLSVAGHTLIAFDTPGHARHHHAFLDETTGLLFTGDIAGVRLPGIRYVRPPTPPPELDLEAWSNSIARLRALKASGLCLTHFDVHRGDIEWHWEDLERRLWEWGRWIREMMAGNFEEAEMVKRLRERADEELRAAGADPEFYDVAASYESVVAGYLRYWRKRAEAMASGMRG
- a CDS encoding double zinc ribbon domain-containing protein — protein: MTQGILFPGDPEDGYDTGPCPACGREIRVEEGVCPYCGVTFCPACRSRMPETATRCPGCGTVWAWFCSHCDAPVPPEAEICPACGAPLRSQPCGQCGTLTPPDEPCPNCGAEPCPDCGAWVPGDAAACPSCGLPFTETCDRCGAPLPEDAARCPSCGAVVRPAVCPRCGEAVEKEIGLCPACGAIWCPVCEEPGPEEPLTAETRCRRCGSPLAFACPDCGAVLLSTASECPDCNRVFPRRCPSCGEPLFGAPERCPACGAPLPRPVPIELRPPSSAPSGIQLAALTACPTCGTIFRPSEGPCPSCGQRLCPRCRARLWPDELICPRCGAETGARCPDCQAIIPLGASACPICGAELAFVCPRCNARVSERTERCPYCGLDLSGRCPRCGAELPEEADACPACGQALCPECGSAVAEDARACPVCGAAFTYVCETCRAELAPGESRCPRCGL
- a CDS encoding CRISPR-associated protein Csx3 produces the protein MELFPAVLIGGPPNSGKSVLTYSLSQSLRKRGVAHYVLRAAPDGEGDWFHEAEPRLTRQLRIKGTFDERWVDRIVQDIRRRHLPLLVDVGGMPTPEQERIFSVVTHAVLLIRDPAARPAWQERVRRYGLHLIADLDSRLEGSSEVLEETPVLRGVITGLERGRIAEGPVFEALAERIAALFRYDPEELRRYHLAMAPDVDWVIDLDELARMLEVRREGEAPRWAPEDLPRTLDFLPEGKPLALYGRGPAWLYAALAVHALPAPFFQFDVRLGWVEPPRLHPGTEHRLAPASALGFLVESSGNRWRLQVTMAHPYLEREEVDGLVIPAIPAEASLIIDGKLPLWLWTALARAYAGVRVLAVFEPRSSEAIVVASRDPAYPVGTRWPVESAGAQPA
- a CDS encoding CRISPR-associated ring nuclease, encoding MEPRPASTMIATLGGQPQVITFALDALLNRGEQIVEVVVLHLAPQDPRTRHALERLDREFPNDFYAHAHRSIRLRRVMLKDLRGPMMDITDERAAEAVRMQMMEILQAEKAQGRPLHVVLAGGRRLLALMLFLTAVVHLDYADRVWHLYTPRAFLEVARDGRRMHARPEDGVRLIEVPFPRWGADFPAFRQLTSLQLGQIESPADRIGRCRQVWERLTPAQRRVLAEVVRCERLAQVAEALGLSLKTVDSHLEAIKALCREIWGLSPDHRLSYRDLREWFRPFAPLMDLSTTR